A genomic window from Candidatus Thiocaldithrix dubininis includes:
- a CDS encoding formyltransferase family protein: MRKVSVIFCTYPSIYSDLVLERLLNASHIQVVAIIESTRVLKKQGYVLIDSIKLLKKVGLYYAFYLFLITTGYSILSIFSERKKIIKNKLFSDKIDILKTKDINKLELIIRKYKADYLLSAHFNQLIDKNILDIPKYGCLNIHPGLLPVYKGVDPAFYMLLRNEKKLGVTLHYQDESFDTGSIIKKIVYKRNVETSLFLVNCKLFILGIESLLKLLRMNDLLATIKTENDNTSYDSWPSTYDVGNLLKQHSLINVKNLLQTIK; the protein is encoded by the coding sequence AAGTAAGCGTAATTTTTTGTACTTATCCAAGTATTTATTCAGATTTGGTTTTAGAAAGATTATTAAATGCATCCCATATCCAGGTCGTTGCGATTATTGAATCGACAAGGGTCTTAAAAAAACAAGGCTATGTACTTATTGATAGTATAAAATTATTAAAAAAAGTTGGGCTATATTACGCTTTTTATTTATTTTTAATCACTACAGGATACTCAATTTTAAGTATTTTTAGTGAGCGAAAAAAAATTATTAAAAATAAGCTGTTTAGTGATAAAATTGATATTTTAAAAACTAAGGATATAAACAAATTAGAATTAATTATAAGAAAGTATAAAGCAGATTATTTGCTGTCCGCTCACTTTAACCAATTAATAGATAAAAATATACTAGATATTCCTAAGTACGGATGCCTTAATATTCATCCCGGTTTGTTACCTGTCTATAAAGGTGTTGATCCTGCTTTTTATATGTTATTACGTAATGAAAAAAAATTAGGGGTTACCTTACACTATCAAGATGAATCCTTTGATACAGGCAGTATAATAAAAAAAATAGTTTATAAACGAAACGTGGAAACAAGTTTGTTTTTAGTAAACTGTAAATTATTCATTTTAGGTATTGAGTCTTTGTTGAAACTGCTAAGAATGAATGATTTATTGGCAACTATTAAAACAGAAAACGACAATACTAGTTATGATTCTTGGCCTAGTACATATGATGTTGGTAATTTATTAAAACAACATTCGTTAATTAACGTGAAGAACTTACTACAGACCATCAAGTAA